From the Thermodesulfobacteriota bacterium genome, one window contains:
- a CDS encoding ORF6N domain-containing protein, translating into MNTALTTTDIEIRSHIHHLPGRPPFMLAHEIAEVYEVRPKDVSQAIKRNPARFPEDFAFRLTAEEVESLRPQSVAAKPSKSRVLPLVVTQEGCNQLSSVLKSPVAAARSVQINRAFAALERGELAQAHAVASQPVAEPLQLLADGRRQGLAAALDLVFVAEAAGAELEVLALVARCRKQGLTQREAGRAAGISRDHVQKMEARLREMGVAFPHVSERQRRKELMGWFLGLIAGQEGTPSAAEPAHYRVEFEGEEARFNWHAYDVMLAAFKERGERGARAREAVATAMSQQSKTDPKFARLTPCRTQG; encoded by the coding sequence ATGAACACGGCACTCACGACCACCGACATCGAGATCCGCAGCCACATCCACCACCTGCCCGGCCGGCCCCCCTTCATGCTGGCCCACGAGATCGCCGAAGTCTACGAGGTGCGCCCGAAAGATGTCTCTCAGGCGATCAAGCGCAACCCGGCCCGCTTCCCCGAGGACTTCGCCTTCCGCCTCACCGCCGAGGAGGTGGAGAGTTTGCGGCCACAAAGTGTGGCCGCAAAACCATCGAAGTCTCGCGTGCTTCCGCTGGTGGTGACGCAGGAGGGCTGCAACCAGCTCTCGAGCGTGCTCAAGTCGCCGGTGGCGGCGGCGCGCTCGGTGCAGATCAACCGAGCCTTCGCGGCCCTGGAGCGGGGCGAGCTCGCCCAGGCGCACGCCGTGGCGAGCCAGCCCGTGGCCGAACCGCTGCAGCTTCTCGCCGATGGGCGCCGGCAGGGGCTGGCCGCGGCGCTCGATCTCGTGTTCGTCGCCGAGGCGGCGGGTGCGGAGTTGGAGGTGCTGGCTCTCGTGGCCCGCTGCCGCAAGCAGGGGCTCACCCAACGGGAGGCGGGGCGAGCCGCCGGCATCAGCCGGGACCATGTGCAGAAGATGGAGGCCCGGCTGCGTGAGATGGGTGTCGCCTTTCCCCACGTGAGCGAGCGCCAGCGGCGCAAGGAGTTGATGGGGTGGTTCCTGGGCCTGATCGCGGGGCAGGAGGGCACACCCAGTGCGGCCGAGCCGGCGCACTACCGAGTGGAGTTCGAGGGAGAAGAGGCGCGGTTCAACTGGCACGCCTACGATGTGATGCTGGCAGCCTTCAAAGAGCGCGGTGAACGTGGCGCCCGCGCCCGCGAGGCCGTAGCGACCGCGATGTCGCAGCAGTCGAAGACCGACCCCAAGTTCGCGCGCTTGACGCCGTGCCGAACACAGGGCTGA